Proteins encoded within one genomic window of Micromonospora halotolerans:
- a CDS encoding PadR family transcriptional regulator, protein MSIRHGLLALLERGQMYGYQLRSAFEESTGSTWPLNIGQVYTTLARLERDGLVRSLPESDGGQRPYEITDAGRADLALWFATPISRADRPRDELSIKLALALTTPGVDVRSVVQTQRSATMRALQEFTRLKYASDKPEDLPWRLVLDAMIFQAEAEVRWLDHCETSLVRHRPAPSRPASQPEAVDRADETARR, encoded by the coding sequence ATGTCCATCCGCCACGGCCTGCTCGCCCTGCTGGAGCGCGGCCAGATGTACGGCTACCAGCTCCGCTCCGCGTTCGAGGAGTCGACCGGGTCGACCTGGCCGCTGAACATCGGGCAGGTGTACACCACCCTGGCCCGGCTGGAGCGCGACGGCCTGGTCCGCTCCCTGCCGGAGAGCGACGGCGGGCAGCGGCCGTACGAGATCACCGACGCCGGGCGGGCGGACCTGGCGCTCTGGTTCGCCACCCCGATCAGCCGGGCGGACCGCCCCCGGGACGAGCTGTCGATCAAGCTGGCCCTGGCCCTCACCACCCCCGGCGTGGATGTCCGCTCGGTGGTGCAGACCCAGCGCAGCGCCACCATGCGGGCCCTGCAGGAGTTCACCCGGTTGAAGTACGCCAGTGACAAGCCGGAGGATCTGCCCTGGCGCCTGGTGCTGGACGCGATGATCTTCCAGGCGGAGGCCGAGGTGCGCTGGCTCGACCACTGCGAGACCAGCCTGGTCCGCCACCGTCCGGCGCCGAGCCGCCCGGCCAGCCAGCCGGAGGCGGTGGACCGGGCCGACGAGACGGCCCGCCGGTGA
- a CDS encoding ferritin-like domain-containing protein: MSPTSGPAQALGDALAAEYAAIWAYGVIGVHLTEAARSAARAAEAAHRSRRDALVLQLSSGGGQIPADRAGYALPYPVTDRASALKLAVEVEERTAGHWRAALAHTTGADRNRALAALTDCALRATRWRRTAGVTPVTVPFPGRQA; encoded by the coding sequence GTGAGCCCGACCAGCGGCCCGGCCCAGGCCCTCGGCGACGCGCTCGCCGCCGAGTACGCGGCGATCTGGGCGTACGGGGTGATCGGCGTGCACCTGACCGAGGCGGCCCGCTCCGCCGCCCGCGCCGCCGAGGCGGCACACCGGTCCCGCCGCGACGCGCTCGTCCTCCAGCTCAGCTCGGGCGGCGGTCAGATCCCCGCCGACCGGGCCGGCTACGCGCTGCCGTACCCGGTGACCGACCGGGCGAGCGCGCTCAAGCTGGCCGTCGAGGTCGAGGAGCGGACCGCCGGCCACTGGCGGGCGGCGCTGGCGCACACCACCGGGGCGGACCGGAACCGGGCGCTCGCCGCGCTCACCGACTGCGCGCTGCGGGCCACCCGCTGGCGGCGTACCGCCGGGGTGACCCCGGTCACCGTGCCGTTCCCCGGCCGGCAGGCCTGA